The Deinococcus malanensis genome includes a region encoding these proteins:
- a CDS encoding S8 family serine peptidase, whose protein sequence is MRRTSRLPVLFPTRSSRLLVLGAIALGTVSAQQPAPVPARPVSTPAPLPELQPVPSPLPALVPVLTPLPTTPATTVPRTTPLTVPRPAPTPAPMTSMSVPRPSDPLYGRQWNLQSIQMPAAWAQLPVGRSWGSPVTVAVLDTGYVSSPELNGRVVNGYDFVSNPARSGDGDGRDQDASANGQYAYHGEVIANLIAAAHDGRGMAGLNPQARIVHVRVAGTDGLIEVQDLVDGLKWAAGIPVPGVPANPNPARLLNLSLYADFIPLTRCDPRVQAAVDAVTARGTLVIAGAANDGADAAGYSPAGCRNVLTVTSVTQSGQRPGYANWGRSVALGAPGGEQGQGILASSLSGVNGERSPEGTSFAAPHATGVASLLLMVRPRLTPAQLRDLLTRTVTPYTAGCDSDPARTCGAGLLNASAALRAALASTLGAATPAAGVKTSPAPVRPAPAPIRPPAARPPAGNTSR, encoded by the coding sequence ATGCGTCGCACCTCCCGCCTGCCGGTCTTATTCCCGACACGGTCCTCGCGTCTGCTGGTGCTGGGCGCGATCGCGCTGGGCACCGTCAGTGCCCAGCAACCGGCCCCGGTCCCTGCCCGGCCGGTCAGCACCCCGGCTCCCCTGCCGGAGTTGCAGCCGGTTCCGTCTCCCCTTCCGGCGCTGGTGCCGGTCCTCACGCCGCTGCCCACCACACCTGCCACCACGGTGCCCCGCACCACACCGCTGACGGTGCCGAGGCCAGCCCCGACGCCTGCACCCATGACAAGCATGTCGGTGCCCCGCCCAAGCGATCCACTGTACGGACGACAGTGGAATCTGCAGAGTATTCAGATGCCCGCTGCCTGGGCGCAACTGCCGGTCGGGCGGTCCTGGGGTTCGCCGGTTACTGTGGCGGTGCTGGACACCGGATATGTCAGCAGCCCCGAACTGAACGGACGAGTCGTGAACGGCTACGACTTTGTCAGCAACCCGGCGCGTTCCGGAGACGGCGACGGCCGCGACCAGGACGCCAGCGCCAACGGCCAGTACGCCTATCACGGTGAAGTCATCGCCAACCTGATTGCCGCGGCACACGATGGGCGCGGCATGGCAGGGCTCAATCCGCAGGCCCGGATCGTGCATGTGCGGGTGGCCGGCACCGACGGTCTGATCGAGGTGCAGGATCTGGTGGATGGCCTGAAATGGGCAGCCGGCATTCCGGTCCCCGGCGTGCCGGCCAACCCCAACCCGGCCCGCCTGCTGAACCTGAGCCTGTATGCCGACTTCATCCCCCTGACCCGCTGCGACCCGCGCGTGCAGGCGGCTGTGGACGCCGTCACCGCCCGGGGCACACTGGTGATTGCGGGGGCCGCCAACGACGGCGCCGACGCTGCCGGGTACTCACCAGCCGGGTGCCGCAACGTGCTGACCGTGACCAGCGTGACGCAGAGTGGTCAGCGCCCCGGCTACGCCAACTGGGGCCGCAGCGTGGCCCTGGGAGCGCCCGGAGGTGAGCAGGGGCAAGGCATCCTCGCCAGCAGCCTGAGTGGCGTAAACGGTGAGCGCAGTCCTGAGGGCACCAGTTTTGCGGCTCCACATGCCACCGGCGTGGCCAGCCTGCTGCTGATGGTCCGGCCGCGCCTGACCCCGGCGCAGCTGCGTGACCTGCTGACCCGGACGGTCACGCCCTATACGGCTGGCTGTGATTCTGATCCAGCCCGGACCTGCGGCGCGGGGCTGTTGAATGCCTCGGCAGCGCTGCGGGCCGCCCTGGCGTCAACTCTGGGAGCGGCCACTCCAGCGGCCGGGGTCAAGACCTCCCCTGCGCCCGTGCGGCCGGCACCTGCCCCGATCCGGCCTCCTGCAGCCCGGCCACCGGCAGGAAACACAAGCCGTTGA
- a CDS encoding HAD family hydrolase: MNPETHVLLLDVDGVLVTPPEWFGARLLREHPELTRQFFQTAFYAASTGKSDLRTHLPGFIAALGRTQTADEFLHEWLESENHPNTPLLDDVRQLRAAGWRSYLATNQEAHRTRHLLHEVGLNEVVDGEFASCTVGYRKPDPQYFAEVTRRLGVAPEQIVFWDDNADNVASARAAGWQAHLYIGRGHFGRVMAGQNT, from the coding sequence GTGAATCCTGAGACCCATGTCCTGCTGCTTGATGTCGATGGCGTTCTGGTGACCCCGCCGGAATGGTTCGGCGCGCGGCTCCTGCGTGAGCACCCGGAACTGACCCGGCAGTTTTTCCAGACGGCCTTTTACGCTGCCTCGACGGGAAAAAGCGATCTGCGCACGCACCTGCCCGGGTTCATTGCCGCGCTCGGGCGTACCCAGACCGCCGACGAATTCCTGCACGAGTGGCTGGAATCCGAGAACCATCCCAACACCCCGCTGCTCGACGATGTCCGGCAGCTCCGCGCGGCCGGCTGGCGCAGCTATCTCGCCACCAACCAGGAAGCGCACCGGACCCGGCACCTGCTGCATGAGGTCGGCCTGAATGAGGTGGTGGACGGTGAATTTGCGAGCTGTACAGTGGGCTACCGCAAGCCGGACCCGCAGTACTTCGCGGAAGTGACCCGGCGGCTGGGGGTGGCGCCGGAACAGATCGTGTTCTGGGACGACAACGCCGACAACGTGGCCTCGGCCCGGGCCGCCGGCTGGCAGGCTCACCTGTATATCGGCAGGGGCCACTTTGGGCGCGTCATGGCGGGCCAGAACACATGA
- the aceF gene encoding dihydrolipoyllysine-residue acetyltransferase: MATQLNLPDVGDNIEKGTVVTVLINPGDTVTEGQPIIEIETDKAVVEVPASAAGTVEAVNVKVGDTVPVGGLIATLGGGAAPEAAPTTADAGAATTGNLPDNAAEPDSSTVADDAQTARRVAAAQVESQKEQAHQGGAQAPAASPAASQQAAPQQAAPAQGGAVQQVTLPDVGDNIEQGTVVTVLVQAGETITEGQPVIEIETDKAVVEVPASAGGTVESVQVKVGDTVKVGGVLLTLAGSAPAVAQAAPVQTAPAQTTPVQDAPPVASLSSERPAAANAASLPPERAQPGTQQPGAERPYNTQAYDGRTIIPAAPSVRRLARELHVDIQTVHGTGIAGRISEEDVRRTLAGAQAQPAVSAPAAPEAQAAAPRAAAAATLPNFEKWGAVRREDMSGIRKATVRSMTASWTTIPMVTHFDKADVTLMEETRKRFAARVEKAGGKLTMTHILMKVVANALHKFPKFGASLDLDAEQVVYKDYVNIGVAVDTPVGLLVPVVKDADRKSITDLVLELSELAGRARDRKLKPDEMQGATFTISNLGGIGGHAFTPIVNSPEVAILGVSRGGFEPVWNKETGSFEPRNMLPVSLTYDHRLIDGADAARFVRFICESLEDPFLISL; this comes from the coding sequence ATGGCGACCCAGCTGAACCTCCCCGACGTGGGGGACAATATCGAGAAAGGTACGGTCGTGACCGTGCTGATCAACCCGGGTGACACCGTTACCGAAGGCCAGCCGATCATCGAGATCGAGACCGACAAGGCCGTGGTGGAAGTGCCGGCCAGTGCGGCAGGGACCGTCGAGGCCGTGAATGTGAAGGTCGGAGACACCGTGCCGGTTGGCGGCCTGATTGCGACACTGGGGGGTGGAGCTGCACCGGAGGCAGCTCCGACCACCGCTGACGCGGGCGCTGCTACGACCGGCAACCTGCCCGACAACGCGGCCGAGCCGGATTCCAGCACCGTGGCGGACGATGCACAGACGGCCCGACGCGTCGCGGCTGCCCAGGTGGAAAGCCAGAAGGAGCAGGCGCATCAGGGTGGGGCCCAGGCACCTGCGGCCAGCCCGGCCGCCTCTCAGCAGGCGGCCCCCCAGCAGGCTGCGCCGGCTCAGGGCGGCGCAGTGCAGCAGGTCACGCTTCCCGACGTCGGCGACAACATCGAGCAGGGGACGGTCGTGACCGTGCTGGTTCAGGCAGGGGAGACGATCACCGAAGGCCAGCCGGTGATCGAGATCGAAACGGACAAGGCGGTGGTCGAGGTGCCGGCTAGTGCTGGCGGGACGGTCGAATCCGTACAGGTCAAGGTGGGCGACACGGTCAAGGTCGGCGGCGTGCTGCTGACGCTGGCGGGGAGCGCTCCGGCAGTGGCCCAGGCGGCTCCCGTTCAGACTGCTCCAGCCCAGACCACTCCTGTTCAGGACGCGCCCCCGGTGGCCAGCCTGAGCAGCGAACGCCCCGCTGCAGCCAACGCTGCCAGCCTGCCGCCCGAGCGCGCCCAACCCGGCACGCAGCAGCCGGGGGCCGAGCGTCCCTACAACACCCAGGCCTACGATGGCCGGACGATCATTCCAGCGGCTCCCAGTGTGCGCCGCCTGGCACGAGAACTGCACGTGGATATCCAGACCGTCCACGGCACCGGCATTGCCGGGCGTATCAGTGAGGAGGACGTGCGGCGTACGCTGGCGGGGGCTCAGGCCCAGCCTGCCGTGTCGGCTCCGGCTGCGCCAGAGGCTCAGGCGGCCGCTCCCCGCGCCGCTGCGGCTGCCACCCTCCCCAACTTCGAGAAATGGGGGGCAGTACGCCGCGAGGACATGAGCGGCATCCGCAAGGCCACTGTGCGCTCCATGACCGCATCCTGGACGACTATTCCCATGGTCACGCACTTTGACAAGGCCGACGTGACCCTGATGGAAGAGACGCGCAAGCGCTTTGCCGCCCGGGTGGAGAAGGCCGGCGGCAAGCTCACCATGACCCATATCCTGATGAAGGTCGTGGCCAACGCGCTGCACAAGTTCCCCAAGTTTGGTGCCAGCCTGGATCTGGACGCCGAGCAGGTGGTGTACAAGGACTACGTGAACATCGGCGTGGCTGTGGATACCCCGGTGGGCCTGCTGGTGCCGGTCGTCAAGGACGCCGACCGCAAGAGCATCACCGATCTGGTGCTGGAACTGAGCGAACTGGCCGGCCGCGCCCGTGACCGCAAGCTCAAGCCCGACGAGATGCAGGGGGCGACGTTTACCATCAGCAACCTGGGCGGCATCGGCGGGCACGCCTTCACGCCCATCGTGAACTCGCCCGAGGTGGCCATCCTGGGTGTCTCACGCGGCGGCTTCGAGCCGGTGTGGAACAAGGAAACGGGCAGCTTCGAGCCGCGCAACATGCTGCCGGTCTCCCTGACCTACGATCACCGCCTGATCGACGGTGCGGACGCGGCGCGCTTTGTGCGCTTCATCTGCGAGTCGCTGGAAGATCCCTTCCTGATCTCGCTTTAA
- the aceE gene encoding pyruvate dehydrogenase (acetyl-transferring), homodimeric type has product MTKAARKSPPRAGLPLQERAELNSVETQEWLDSLAYVVADAGTRRAAELLEDLDHYAYFHGAPIEFKQTTPYINTIALEDQPEYPGDLELERKIRNIMRWNAVAMVVKANKKSEGIGGHLSTYASATELLEVGFNHFFRGHGAGQDRDLVFYQGHASPGVYARSFLEGRFDEARLNRFRRELSKEGEGLSSYPHPWLMPDYWEFPTVSMGLGPIQAIYQARFIKYLENRGLKPAGDAKVWAFLGDGEMDEPQSVGAIRFAAYENLDNLIFVLNANLQRLDGPVRANSKVIQEFEALFRGAGWNVIKVIWDSKWDELLQKDYNGHIVKRFEALVDGESQRYAAFGGKELREHFFNTPELKELIADWTDADLELLNRGGHDVHKVYAAYAAAIKHKGSPTIIIPRTVKGYGLGETAQARNVAHQVKKLEFDALKNLRDLLELPLTDEQVEHLDYYHPGADSPEVKYVQERRAALGGPIPARKVEYPKLDVPTGEFYEEFSRGSGERAVSTTMAAVSILSKLLRDKQVGKYIVPIVPDEARTFGMDALVPRIGIYSPRGQTYRPVDFGSLMAYKEAKDGQMLEEGITEDGAMSSWIAAGTAYAHHGVPTIPFYVFYSMFGMQRIGDLVWAAADQRARGFLLGATAGRTTLAGEGLQHQDGNSQLQAYVVPNLKVYDPAFAYELAVIFETGIQRMYVDGIDEFYYVTIDNENEQQPAMPDDGRTHEEIREGIIRGLYRFQRSANTGAKLRAQLLAGGPAMGAAQEAVKLLENYGVAADLWSVTSYKELHQDALLAQRHNMLHPLEAPRVPYVAQQLSQENAPGVLISVSDYVKLGADGLNGHLERKLWTLGTDGFGRSEAREELRDFFEVDARHVVLATLYALQRDGQVAGDVVAKAIADLGIDPEREAPVLR; this is encoded by the coding sequence ATGACCAAAGCTGCCCGGAAAAGCCCGCCGCGTGCGGGCCTGCCTCTACAGGAACGCGCGGAGCTGAACAGCGTCGAAACGCAGGAATGGCTCGACTCGCTGGCCTATGTGGTCGCCGATGCCGGCACCCGGCGCGCCGCAGAACTGCTCGAAGACCTCGACCATTACGCCTACTTTCACGGCGCGCCGATCGAGTTCAAGCAGACCACGCCGTACATCAACACCATTGCCCTGGAAGACCAGCCCGAGTACCCCGGTGACCTGGAGCTGGAGCGGAAGATCCGCAACATCATGCGCTGGAACGCCGTGGCCATGGTGGTCAAGGCCAACAAGAAAAGCGAGGGCATCGGCGGGCACCTGTCCACCTACGCCAGCGCCACCGAACTGCTGGAAGTGGGCTTCAACCACTTCTTCCGGGGCCACGGCGCCGGCCAGGACCGCGACCTGGTGTTCTACCAGGGGCACGCTTCGCCCGGGGTCTACGCCCGCTCGTTCCTGGAAGGCCGCTTTGACGAGGCGCGCCTGAACCGTTTTCGCCGCGAGCTGAGCAAGGAAGGCGAGGGCCTGTCGAGCTACCCGCACCCCTGGCTGATGCCCGACTACTGGGAGTTCCCGACTGTCAGCATGGGCCTGGGTCCGATCCAGGCGATCTATCAGGCGCGCTTTATCAAGTACCTGGAAAACCGTGGACTCAAGCCGGCCGGCGACGCCAAGGTCTGGGCCTTCCTGGGCGACGGTGAGATGGACGAGCCGCAGTCGGTCGGTGCCATCCGCTTCGCCGCCTACGAGAACCTGGACAACCTGATCTTCGTGCTCAACGCCAACCTGCAGCGCCTGGACGGCCCGGTGCGAGCCAACTCCAAGGTGATCCAGGAGTTCGAGGCGCTGTTCCGCGGCGCGGGCTGGAACGTCATCAAGGTCATCTGGGACAGCAAGTGGGACGAGCTGCTGCAAAAGGACTACAACGGCCACATCGTCAAGCGCTTCGAGGCGCTGGTGGACGGCGAGTCGCAGCGTTACGCCGCTTTCGGGGGCAAGGAGCTGCGCGAGCACTTCTTCAACACCCCCGAGCTCAAGGAACTGATCGCCGACTGGACGGATGCCGACCTGGAGCTGCTCAACCGCGGCGGTCACGACGTGCACAAGGTCTACGCCGCCTACGCCGCCGCTATTAAGCACAAGGGCAGCCCCACCATCATCATTCCGCGCACCGTCAAGGGATACGGCCTGGGCGAGACCGCGCAGGCCCGCAACGTGGCCCACCAGGTCAAGAAGCTGGAGTTCGACGCGCTGAAGAACCTGCGTGACCTGCTGGAGCTGCCGCTGACCGACGAGCAGGTCGAGCACCTGGACTACTACCATCCTGGCGCTGACAGTCCGGAAGTGAAGTACGTGCAGGAACGCCGCGCCGCGCTGGGCGGTCCGATTCCCGCCCGTAAGGTGGAGTACCCCAAACTGGACGTTCCCACCGGCGAGTTCTACGAGGAGTTTTCCAGGGGCAGCGGCGAGCGCGCCGTGAGCACCACCATGGCCGCCGTCAGCATCCTGAGCAAGCTGCTGCGCGACAAGCAGGTCGGCAAATATATCGTGCCGATCGTGCCGGACGAGGCCCGCACCTTCGGGATGGACGCCCTGGTGCCGCGCATCGGGATCTACAGCCCGCGCGGCCAGACCTACCGTCCGGTGGACTTCGGCTCGCTGATGGCCTACAAGGAAGCCAAGGACGGTCAGATGCTCGAAGAAGGCATCACCGAGGACGGCGCCATGTCCTCGTGGATCGCGGCCGGCACGGCTTACGCGCACCATGGCGTGCCCACCATTCCGTTCTATGTCTTCTATTCCATGTTCGGCATGCAGCGTATCGGCGACCTGGTGTGGGCCGCCGCGGACCAGCGTGCGCGCGGCTTCCTGCTGGGGGCCACCGCCGGGCGCACCACCCTGGCCGGTGAGGGACTGCAGCACCAGGACGGCAACAGCCAGCTGCAGGCCTACGTGGTGCCCAACCTGAAGGTCTATGATCCTGCCTTCGCCTATGAGCTGGCCGTGATTTTCGAAACCGGCATCCAGCGTATGTACGTAGACGGCATCGACGAGTTCTATTACGTCACCATCGACAACGAGAACGAGCAGCAGCCTGCCATGCCCGACGACGGGCGCACTCACGAGGAAATCCGTGAAGGCATCATCCGGGGCCTCTACCGGTTCCAGAGGTCCGCGAACACGGGCGCGAAGCTGCGTGCACAGCTGCTGGCCGGCGGCCCGGCGATGGGCGCGGCGCAGGAAGCCGTCAAACTGCTCGAAAACTACGGGGTGGCGGCGGACCTGTGGAGTGTCACCAGCTACAAGGAACTCCATCAGGACGCCCTGCTGGCCCAGCGGCACAACATGCTGCACCCCCTGGAAGCCCCCCGCGTGCCGTATGTGGCGCAGCAGCTCAGCCAGGAGAACGCGCCCGGCGTGCTGATCTCGGTCAGCGACTACGTGAAGCTGGGTGCCGACGGCCTCAACGGGCACCTGGAACGCAAGCTGTGGACCCTGGGCACCGACGGCTTCGGCCGCAGCGAGGCCCGTGAGGAACTGCGCGACTTCTTTGAGGTGGACGCCCGGCACGTCGTACTGGCTACCCTGTATGCGCTGCAGCGTGACGGTCAGGTTGCTGGCGATGTGGTCGCAAAGGCCATCGCCGACCTGGGCATTGACCCGGAGCGCGAAGCCCCGGTTCTCCGCTAA
- the yedA gene encoding drug/metabolite exporter YedA: MTTQTLPRPTLTLTVLGALAVVYVVWGSTYYAIKVAIGSLPPLGMLGVRFVVAGVLLYAFLRLRGAAAPTRREWVWSVVIGTLLLGGGTGFVTLAERDASSSVAALMIAVSPLFAGIFAALWGERTRRREWLGIAVGLLGVVLLNLGELRATPLAAVLLVLAPLCWTFGSQWSRRLPLPAGLMGSAAQMLTGGGVLALLSVLTGERWGTPTASSLWALAYLTVFGSLLAYSAYMYLVAHTRPALATSYAYVNPVVAIILGVALGGEHLGALGWAALAVIVAGVGLVVWPGQRAEG; this comes from the coding sequence ATGACGACCCAGACCCTGCCACGACCCACACTGACGCTCACGGTGCTGGGGGCGCTTGCGGTGGTGTATGTGGTCTGGGGCAGCACCTACTACGCCATCAAGGTCGCCATCGGAAGCCTGCCGCCCCTGGGCATGCTGGGGGTGCGTTTTGTTGTCGCGGGGGTGCTGCTTTATGCGTTCCTGCGACTGCGGGGGGCGGCAGCACCTACCCGGCGCGAATGGGTCTGGAGCGTGGTGATCGGCACCCTGCTGCTGGGCGGCGGCACCGGCTTCGTGACCCTGGCGGAGCGGGATGCGAGTTCCAGTGTCGCGGCGCTGATGATCGCCGTGTCCCCACTGTTCGCCGGTATCTTTGCGGCGCTGTGGGGCGAGCGGACCCGGCGGCGTGAATGGCTGGGCATCGCTGTAGGTCTGCTGGGAGTCGTGCTGCTGAACCTGGGAGAGCTGCGCGCCACGCCGCTGGCCGCCGTGTTGCTGGTGCTGGCGCCGCTGTGCTGGACGTTCGGCAGCCAGTGGTCGCGCCGCCTGCCACTGCCTGCCGGGCTGATGGGCAGCGCCGCGCAGATGCTCACCGGGGGCGGGGTGCTGGCCCTGCTGAGCGTGCTGACGGGTGAACGCTGGGGCACACCCACGGCCTCCAGCCTGTGGGCGCTGGCTTACCTGACCGTCTTCGGCAGCCTGCTGGCCTACAGCGCCTACATGTATCTGGTCGCGCATACGCGCCCGGCCCTGGCGACCAGCTACGCCTACGTGAATCCGGTCGTGGCCATCATTCTGGGCGTGGCGCTGGGAGGGGAACACCTCGGCGCGCTGGGCTGGGCGGCGCTGGCGGTCATCGTGGCGGGAGTCGGACTGGTCGTGTGGCCGGGGCAGCGGGCAGAGGGGTAG
- a CDS encoding Lrp/AsnC family transcriptional regulator: protein MTYDPARHLDEIGQQLLCALQENARLSFSELGRRVGLSAPAVAERMRRLEDAGIIRAYRAEINQGALGRGLQAYLRLTLRYGQEEAFVAQLARLPEVLSADRVTGEDCYVLKLAVADTAHLETVIGVMKRYGEPVTSIILSSVPRPGLRQGP from the coding sequence ATGACCTACGATCCCGCACGCCATCTCGACGAGATCGGCCAGCAACTCCTGTGTGCGCTGCAGGAGAACGCGCGGCTCAGCTTCAGTGAGCTGGGGCGCCGTGTGGGACTCAGTGCACCTGCGGTGGCCGAACGTATGCGCCGTCTGGAGGACGCCGGCATCATCCGGGCGTACCGCGCCGAGATCAATCAGGGGGCGCTGGGCCGTGGCCTGCAGGCCTACCTGCGCCTCACGCTGCGTTACGGGCAGGAGGAGGCCTTTGTGGCTCAGCTGGCCCGGCTGCCAGAGGTTCTGTCGGCCGACCGCGTGACAGGTGAGGACTGCTATGTCCTGAAGCTGGCCGTGGCAGACACGGCTCATCTGGAAACGGTTATCGGCGTGATGAAACGCTACGGTGAGCCGGTCACTTCGATCATCCTCTCCAGCGTGCCGCGCCCGGGCCTGCGTCAGGGACCCTGA
- a CDS encoding LysR substrate-binding domain-containing protein, with product MELRHLRHFVALAEEEHFGRAAERVFVVQQALSNSIRNLEDEVGVPLVLRTTRRVQLTPAGQEFLTGARETLALAGQSVDRARRAARGEVGRLTVGFVSGLAFGGLPEIVRRFRELYPNVSVDLRELTAQEQEAALRGGLIDIGLMLLPVRDPGLDSRALWRQPLVAALPAGHVLARKRRLTIAALRDEPFVFFPRHLRATYFDQVMRWTSTAGYTPNVVQEAIEVPTLLSLVAAGVGVFLPIQFFSRLALPGVVYRPLEDAPLVEIVAVWNRQRAPANPIVKAFLTVAREALDAQEQQIL from the coding sequence ATGGAACTGCGTCACCTGCGTCACTTCGTGGCCCTGGCCGAGGAAGAGCACTTCGGGCGCGCCGCCGAGCGGGTGTTCGTGGTGCAGCAGGCCCTGAGCAACTCGATCCGCAACCTGGAAGACGAGGTGGGTGTGCCGCTGGTGCTGCGGACCACCCGCCGGGTGCAGCTCACCCCGGCCGGTCAGGAATTCCTGACCGGCGCGCGGGAAACGCTGGCCCTGGCAGGTCAGAGTGTGGACCGGGCGCGGCGCGCGGCGCGTGGAGAGGTCGGGCGCCTGACGGTCGGCTTCGTCAGCGGGCTGGCGTTCGGGGGGCTGCCGGAAATCGTGCGCCGCTTCCGCGAGCTGTACCCGAACGTCAGCGTGGACCTGCGTGAACTGACGGCCCAGGAACAGGAGGCCGCACTACGCGGCGGGCTGATCGACATCGGGCTGATGCTGCTGCCGGTCCGTGACCCCGGGCTGGACTCGCGCGCCCTGTGGCGACAGCCGCTGGTCGCGGCACTTCCGGCCGGGCATGTTCTGGCCCGCAAACGCCGCCTGACCATCGCCGCGCTGCGCGACGAGCCGTTCGTGTTTTTCCCCCGGCACCTGCGCGCCACCTACTTCGATCAGGTCATGCGCTGGACCTCTACAGCCGGCTACACGCCCAACGTCGTGCAGGAGGCCATCGAGGTGCCCACCCTGCTGTCACTGGTCGCAGCGGGCGTGGGCGTGTTCCTGCCCATCCAGTTCTTCAGCCGGCTGGCGCTGCCCGGCGTGGTGTACCGCCCGCTGGAGGACGCTCCGCTGGTGGAGATCGTGGCAGTGTGGAACCGCCAGCGGGCGCCGGCGAATCCCATCGTGAAGGCGTTTCTGACGGTGGCGCGCGAGGCCCTGGACGCCCAGGAGCAGCAGATTCTCTGA
- the uvrB gene encoding excinuclease ABC subunit UvrB, producing the protein MLKVRSAFTPSGDQPTAIRSLVEGLDNGLRFQTLLGATGTGKTYSMAKVIEETGRPALIMAPNKILTAQLASEFREFFPEAAVEFFISYYDYYQPEAYVPGKDLFIEKDAAVNQEIERLRHSTTRSLLTRRDTIVVASVSCIYGLGDPKEYTALNLILKKGDAVSRDEILGRLVNMQYERNDIEMMPGRFRAKGEMIEVWPAYDEQPLRIELWGDDVERISVVHPLTGDRLADLDATVVYPAKHYVSSAGNIERAIGTIQRELDERLEYFRSVGKLLEAQRLKERTLYDLEMLKVLGYCSGIENYSRHIDGRAPGATPYTMLDYFPDDFITFIDESHVTVPQIGGMANGDRARKQTLVDYGFRLPSAMDNRPLNFQEFMDKTGQTVFVSATPGPFEREVSDAVSDQIIRPTGLVDPPVTVRPINGQVEDLLGRIRERAAIGERTLVTTLTKRMSEDLTEYLLEKGVRARYMHSDIDSVERQVIIRDLRLGHYDVLVGINLLREGLDLPEVSLVAILDADKPGFLRSERALIQTIGRAARNVNGEVILYGDTITPAMQFAMEETARRREKQTAYNEAHGITPTTVIKGVRDVIRGEEQPEEISSATLGNDRDSLTAQLTDLELDMWQASEDLDFERAASLRDQIRAIEAKLQGKEFQQATVPGQKVRRKGRR; encoded by the coding sequence ATGCTCAAGGTCAGATCTGCATTCACCCCGTCCGGCGACCAGCCCACTGCGATCCGTTCCCTGGTGGAGGGTCTGGACAACGGCCTGCGCTTCCAGACGCTGCTGGGGGCCACCGGCACCGGAAAAACGTACTCCATGGCCAAGGTCATCGAGGAAACGGGCCGCCCCGCCCTGATCATGGCGCCCAACAAGATTCTCACGGCCCAGCTGGCCAGCGAGTTCCGGGAATTCTTTCCGGAGGCGGCGGTGGAATTCTTCATCTCGTACTACGACTACTACCAGCCCGAGGCGTACGTGCCGGGCAAGGACCTGTTTATCGAGAAGGACGCGGCCGTCAACCAGGAAATCGAGCGGCTGCGGCACTCGACCACCCGCAGCCTGCTGACCCGCCGCGACACCATCGTGGTGGCCTCGGTCTCGTGCATCTATGGCCTGGGCGATCCCAAGGAATACACCGCACTGAACCTGATTCTGAAAAAGGGCGACGCGGTCAGCCGCGACGAGATTCTGGGACGGCTGGTCAACATGCAGTACGAGCGCAACGACATCGAGATGATGCCGGGTCGCTTCCGGGCCAAGGGCGAAATGATCGAGGTGTGGCCGGCCTACGACGAGCAGCCGCTGCGGATCGAACTGTGGGGTGACGACGTGGAGCGTATCAGCGTGGTCCATCCGCTGACCGGAGACCGGCTGGCCGACCTGGACGCTACGGTGGTCTATCCCGCCAAGCATTACGTGTCCAGCGCCGGGAACATTGAGCGGGCCATCGGCACCATTCAGCGCGAACTCGACGAGCGGCTGGAATACTTCAGATCGGTGGGCAAGCTGCTCGAGGCGCAGCGTCTCAAGGAACGCACCCTGTACGACCTGGAGATGCTGAAGGTGCTGGGCTACTGCTCGGGCATCGAGAACTACTCGCGGCACATCGACGGCCGGGCGCCGGGTGCGACGCCCTATACCATGCTGGACTACTTTCCCGACGACTTCATTACCTTCATCGACGAGTCGCACGTGACTGTCCCGCAGATCGGGGGCATGGCCAACGGCGACCGCGCCAGAAAGCAGACCCTGGTGGACTACGGCTTCCGCCTGCCCTCGGCGATGGACAACCGCCCGCTGAACTTCCAGGAGTTCATGGACAAGACCGGGCAGACCGTGTTCGTTTCGGCCACGCCAGGTCCCTTCGAGCGCGAGGTCAGCGACGCCGTGTCGGACCAGATCATCCGGCCGACCGGTCTGGTGGACCCGCCGGTGACGGTGAGGCCCATCAACGGCCAGGTGGAGGATCTGCTGGGCCGCATCCGCGAGCGCGCCGCCATCGGCGAGCGCACCCTGGTCACGACCCTGACCAAGCGCATGTCGGAGGACCTGACCGAGTATCTGCTGGAAAAGGGCGTCAGGGCGCGCTATATGCACAGCGACATCGACTCGGTGGAGCGCCAGGTAATCATCCGCGACCTGCGGCTGGGGCATTACGACGTGCTGGTGGGCATCAACCTGCTGCGGGAGGGTCTGGACCTGCCTGAAGTCTCACTGGTGGCCATTCTGGACGCCGACAAGCCCGGGTTCCTGCGCAGCGAACGCGCCCTGATCCAGACCATCGGCCGCGCGGCCCGCAACGTCAACGGTGAAGTGATCCTCTACGGCGACACCATCACCCCGGCCATGCAGTTTGCGATGGAAGAGACGGCCCGGCGCCGCGAGAAGCAGACGGCGTACAACGAAGCCCACGGCATCACGCCCACCACCGTCATCAAAGGGGTACGTGACGTGATCCGCGGCGAGGAACAGCCTGAGGAGATCAGCTCCGCCACCCTGGGCAACGACCGGGACAGCCTGACCGCGCAGCTCACCGACCTGGAACTCGACATGTGGCAGGCCAGTGAGGACCTGGACTTCGAGCGCGCCGCCAGTCTGCGCGACCAGATCCGCGCCATCGAGGCCAAGCTGCAGGGCAAGGAGTTCCAGCAGGCCACTGTGCCGGGGCAGAAGGTCCGGCGCAAGGGCCGCCGCTAG